Genomic DNA from Lagenorhynchus albirostris chromosome 20, mLagAlb1.1, whole genome shotgun sequence:
ctctctctctctccccgccccccattgccctgccccccccccactccccacgcctccttttttttcctttttctcatcctATGTCTTTCTCTCCATGTCTGTCCTTCTCCGCTCACAGGGTTTTGGGTTTGTAACTTTTGAAACTAGCTCAGATGCTGACCGAGCCCGGGAGAAGCTGAATGGGACGATCGTAGAGGGACGGAAAATTGAGGTGCTCAGATAAGTGTGCTGCGGCAGGGATGCCCTTGAGAGCCGCCTCCGGTCACCCTGGGCCCCCAACCCAGCCCCGCTGCTGCCATGCAGAGAGCCAGGCCAGGGCCCCATGGCAGGGCCAAGCTGAGATCGGAGCCGAGCCCACCACCCGCCACGCCTTCTGGGTCTAGGCCTCAGGCTCACCCAAGGGCCCCccagcctgccccctccctctcatTCCTGGAAAAGGTCCCCAGCTGTGGGGCTCAGCCAGACACTGGGAGGAGCCCCAGAAGTCTCGTCTCTGAGGCTTGGCGGCTCCAAGGACCTCAACCAGCCCAGCCTGCCCGTGGCTGGGAGCAGGTCATTAGTCTCACCAAGGAGCGGCAGCTGCCCCGTCCCCCCTCCCCATGCTGCCCCATCCTGCAGTTTGCCCCTTGCCTTTATCCCCCAGAGGGTGGGCAGCAGTACGAGCCAGAGCCTAGAAAGGAATCCAGCCCAGAGGcgcagaggggagggaaggcgAGGGGTCCCCCGACACGCCCGCCTCCACCACCCCTTCCCGGGCGGCTGCGTGTGCCCTGCTCAGTGCTGAGGCTCTGGTGTCTGGGAGCTGGGCTTCCCGAGCAGGGCGGGCAGCAAGGgtggccagggagggagggctcAACGGCTAGTGCGGAGCCACTGGAAGAGCGGTGGAAGGACCTGAGGGAGGGTTTCCAGAAGCAGAAGGAGTGCCAGAGGCACCAACCTCAGCCGGGCTCCAGCCCAGCATCCGGCAGCCCAGGCTgcggccccaggccccaggggctCACACTGACCGGGGGGAGGCAGTACGGCCCAGACCCCTCCCTCGAGTTCCACACCTGCcctgctttctcctcctccctacAGCCCAGCCCAGTGCTCTGGGCAGCCTGACCACGGCCTTAGATGTCTGCACAGTAGGACCCACTCCCTTGGTACCTACCTGCTCCTCCCCCATTGGCTTTGCCCCACCACCACGGGCACgtgtgccccccgcccccacagAAAGCTCTCTGCTGGCCTCAAGGGAAAGGGATGCTGCCCCCACGGGGAGGGGTGACCATCCTGGTGCCCACAACCAGGAGGGCCTCAGCAGCCACCCACGGCAGAGAAGTCTTGGGGGCCATTCTGTTAGCTGCGCTGAGAGCACTTTGGGGAGAGTCCACCAGCCAGCTGCTCCAGTGGCCTTGGGTTGCCAGAGAGAGGCTGGGCTCGGTTTGTGGGAACAGTCCTGTGAATGGCAAGAGCCAGTGGGACTGGATGCAATGCTTAAGCTGAGGGCCCGGGgcctgggccaggctgggcaCCAGCCAGTGCTGGGAACAGTGATGGCCCAGGATCTCAGCCGGGGGGTGAGGTGCGGGCAGCATTCGGAGGGAGGAGGCCCGGGGGGAGGGCAGGCCGTGGTGGGGGGCCAGGCGAGAAGAGGAGGCGGTCCTGTGCCTCGCCTGGGCGTCCCAgggcctcctccccagcccccagccccctccgAGGCGGCCACGGAGGAGAAGTTCAGAGCAGGACCACGCGGCCAGTGGCCTACAGGCTAATGTTCCCttcagcctctccctccctctctctgggcAGGTCAATAACGCCACGGCCCGAGTCATGACCAACAAGAAGACTGCCAACCCCTATACCAACGGTAAGTGGCCCAAGACCCCAGGGAGGCTGCAGGGGCCACCAGTGGGGACAGGGCCCAGGAGGAGCCCAGGCTGCTGGAGGCCAGCCTCCCTGGATGCTGAGTGCCCCCTCACGTCCCGGCTCTGCCGCGGTCAGAAGGGGGTGGGTCAGCGAAGCAGGAGGAGAGCTGGGGCCACCCGCCTCCACCCGCACAGCTGGTGAGAGCCCCGTGCTTTCCCGAGCGTGGCCGTACCCGGAGGCCGAGGACAGGCTTCAGGTACGGCGGAGAGTGGCCACTTCCTGGATCGTTCCTTATTTTCTAAGTGTCGAGGCTAGAGGCGCTCAGCATTTAATGAGTATGATGACAGTTAGAGGGACAGCCCCCCACCGCCCACCCCTGGGCCTTGGAAACACGGAAAGGTTGAGGCCCCGCTGGCCATAGTGTGCGTCAGCTGAGCAGTGTGCCCGTGTGCACCTGGACCCGACTGTAAGCAGATGTGGCCAGTCTTCTTTGAAACAAAACAGCTGATGCTAAATGCTGGCTGCAGGGAGGCGTGGAGGGACGGCTCTCAGCCTCTGGGTGACTTAACTCCACCAGGCCAGGACTGGTGCGGGGACTGGTTTGAGTGTAGCTGGGAACTCTTTGGGGCCTTTTTGACTTTGCTCCTCTAGCCAGGGAGCAGCAGCCCTGCTCCACCGGGACGAGTCTCCTGGCAGGACATGGGCTTTGCTTCCCACCCCCACTAGCAGGGAAGAGTGGACTGAGCCACCCCCAGACTCTCTTGTCCTGGTCTGATCAGATATACATGGAGTCAGGGGACCGGCCAGCATGGAAAACCTAGGGCAGGACAGTGGGCAGATCTGCCGCCTGACTCGCCAGCTGGGCCCCCCAGTCTTCcctcctggggcagggctggggcactGGCCAGACCCCATTTAGATGAGATTCTTGTCGCTCCCATCCTGCTTTTTTTGAGGACTAGCAAAGCTCAAATTCTTTCTAAAAATCTGGGGGCTCCCCGGCTTCGCGCCTGTCCTGAGCACACGCTGTGTATGATTTCAGTGACCTGGTGCTCAGCACAGGAAGGAAAGCGGTAGACGTTTTTACAGGCCCAGGGTGATCCAGGGGGCTGCGCAGCCTCTCCCGAGAGCCACACGCCCCTGCTTTCTGGGCAGACCTGAGGATGTGGAGGGACATGGGATTCGGAAGAGAATCCATCCCTGAACAAGTGCACCCTTGGCTCGGAATGGGCACAGAACCAAGGCCGGTTGAGCGACGgggagtggagagagggagaaacctCTGCCCACTTCGGTGGCAAACATGGTTTCATTTAAACATCTTAGTTGGCCTGGGCAAGAGTGACAAGGGCTGCAGTGGGCCAGCCCTGGGTTCCCTGCAGGTGGCAGTGAAGCCCAGCTCATGGGCTCTGTTGACTGAGGCTTCACTCTGCTTAACACTTCAGAGGACTCAATTCATCAGTCGGTCAGAGGGGCAGAAATTTCCACTTCAGGAAATAGACTCACAAGGTTTGACCAGGTGTTACTATTTGCTGAAGAAACAAAGGATCCACCCAGGTGGGTCTCCGACTGCCTCTGTCATCTGGGGTCCCAGACAGTGAATTGGGGCCAGAGCGACAGGTGGAGGCACCCAGGACTCCAGAATtggcagagggaggggccaggGCCATCCGAAGCAGAAGTACAGCCTCTCTGACTGCACGCAGGAGAGCTGCCAGATGGGACCTAAGGGAGGCGGGCTTGGGTCACGGGCTCAGGACTCTGCTCCATCGTGGATTTCTACTAAGAAGACTCAGTTCTTGGGACTGGAGGTCATCCCAGAAGATGAAGCGTTTCTTCCCTCCTGACCTGGTATTTATAGAAGATTCCAGAGGCCTAGCAGCAACGTTCAGACGCAAACATCTGTGCTGGTCATGTGATGGTGGACCAGGGATGGAAGGCGACCCACAGTCTCATGGAGAGTGTGGAGAACGGGCCCCCAGGAGGAACAAGGCCCCAGAAACTCTGTCCTGGACACCTCCCGGCCAGCCCAGCAGTGGGGCTGTTAGAATCTGGACTTGAGAcatggagctgggctgggggtgtGCTGCAAAGATAAGACCCTGATAAGCtgaggggccaggggctgggcctgGTCACGTGAGCTGACCCCACCCTCACTTCCTGACCACCTGGAGCTGGTACAGGCTCAACTGGCTGGTTTCTACCCCCAGAGCCTCAGGTGGGAGCAGGCCTTCACCCGTGCGCCTGGGTCTCTGGTGGGAGAGGATGACCAGCCTGCCCACCTGCAGAGCGGGAGAGGCTGGGGGCCAGGGAGTGGCCAGGAACGTGGGCCTGGCATCCCACAGCtggtctggctctgccactctcCAGCCCTGTGATTCAAGGCTGCCACGCCTCCCTGAGACtccatttgctcatctgtaagatgggaggCCGTGACACCTTCCTCGTCGGATGGGTCTAGGACAGTGTGGTATATGGTAAAGTGGTCAGAGGATGCTAGCTGTCCTTCTCATTATCCCTAATCCCAAGgcccctcttccccacctcctcccccggCAGCCCTCCCACCGGCTGCTTTGGGGGAAAACAGACAGAGGATAGCAAAAGCAGGACTCAGCACTGAGAAAGGGAGCCCCTCGGGAGCCCCGACCCAGGACAGAGATGGGCAGGAGGTGAAGGAGGTCGCCGTGGCTGAGACCAAGCTCCTTTACGGCAGCCTCTGACCGTCCTGGAAGGCAGCCAGGTGCCCACATGAGACAGCTCCCATGAGATTGGGCCGTCAGGCACTAACGTACCCAGGCCACCAGCAGCCCCCATCCCAGCTGGGGGCCTACAGACGTTGCATAATAACGCGTTCCACTTTCCCTCCTCGTGCTCTCCTGCAGACACTGCAGACCCCAAGCTGCTGGGGCCAGTGCCCCAGGACagggagggcctggggcaggcTGGGGAAGGCCGAAATGCGAAAAGAATCAAGACACCGGGAGGATCGTCAGCAGTGACTGGGTCTCTGTCAGGGAGCAGAAAGCACTCAGCCAGTGAGGCTGCAGCATCCCAAGAGGGGCCCAGGGACTGTGTTCCCGCCTAATCCATCTACCCTGACTGCAGACGGAGGGGTCCCGCCCGTCCTCTGCAGTGGCCACGGCCTCGGAATGTCCCAGTGGGGCTCATCCTGGAGTCCTTGGGGTTCCCAAGCATAGTGTGAGGTGGGGAGACAATGGGGAAGACAGTGATTGGgtttctttgcttctcttctaGGCTGGAAGCTAAATCCGGTGGTAGGGGCAGTCTATGGACCCGAATTCTATGCGGGTAAAGGCTGGAGCTGCGGCGCGGGGCTGGGGCGGGCCTGGCCGGGTATTGGGCGGTCATTGGCCAGTCGTCCTGGGTGGGAGGACGTGGCCAGGGGCGTGGCTAGGCGGGGACGGTTTTCGGGTGGGCGTGGCCAGGCCGAGGCGTGGTGGGGCGTGGCCATGTGGGCGTGGCCAGGCGGGATGTGTGGCCCCATGCGGCCGTGGTCAGGCCccagccctcctgcctcccctcctgcctcccctccttcccttagCCTTCCCTCTCACACTGTCTCCTCTCCGACGCCCTTTCCTGCAGTGACGGGGTTCCCCTACCCCACAACCGGCACAGCTGTTGCCTACAGGGGCGCGCACCtacggggccggggccgggctgTGTACAATACGTTTCGGGCtgcgccgcccccgccccccatcccgaCTTACGGAGCGTGAGTACCTGGGGCGCACAGGGAGGGAGGCTTGGAGAACGGCCCCGGGAGCGTGGGGAGGGGGGCGTGGTGCAGCCAGAGGGGCTAGGCAGCCTTTCCAGCACTGtggcgcgggggtggggggcggtgggaaCCCCAAACTTCACACAGCAGTCGCTTCCACATCAGTACACCCACCTCCGCCCTGCCACCGGATCTCAGGGTCTCTGGCATGTGAGGGATGTTTAGAGCCCCAGCACCTTGCCCGATGCCTTAATGGGTGGTGGTCGGCCCTGGAGCTCAGTGGGCCTTCTCTAAGCCCTCCCTGGTCCGTTCCCCGGGGCCCTCCGACCCTAATGGGGGGGATACAGCTGCCTGGGGTGGagtaggggaaggggaagcaaGGTGGGCCGACGGGCCCCTGGGTTTGTGGGAGAAAGGAGCTGACCAGCAAGGGTGTTACTCTATTGTTATACCAAAACAGGGCACTGGAGCAAACGCTTGTTAAAATGCCAGTCCCATGGGCAGGGCTggcaccctgccccctccctcctcagcagACACCGGAGCCGGCCTACCCCACCTCTCCAGCGTTCCCACCACTTTCTTGTCCGTTTGCTTCCAGGGTCGTGTATCAGGATGGCTTTTATGGTGCTGAGATTTATGTAAGTGTAGccccgggggagggagggtggaatcTGGCGTTTCGTATGTCTCAGTGAACAGTCAGTGtctcccactcccagccccactccccccaccccctcccgtcCTGGGAGCCCAGGGGGCGACCTCAGCACAGGTAAACCTGGGTTATCTGTGCTCAGGGTGCGAGTAGCAATGGATCCCCCAGCAGCCCGATGAGCCAGGCGTGTCTTCTCCGTTTCACAAGGTGTCAGTTGTATGATGGGGACAGTGGGTGAATCTCCCATATCCCTAACAGCATTGGGGTCACTGAGTGAGCCCCCATAGGCACCCTGTGTCCATTGCAGAGGCCAGAGAGAGACCAGGAGGTAGAGGCTCCAGGGCAGACCCCCTTGATGGGGTCctgtctcctctcttctttcaCGGGGCTGCACTTACTGCTTCCTCTAGCTCGGAGCCCTTGCTgacgacccccacccccaccccacacaagACCTCATTTCCATCCCGGGTGGTCGCCTGTAATTCAGCAGTCCATTGGTCAGGGCTAAGACGTGGTCTGAGTTAATGCCCTTTGCCCTTGTCCCATCCCAGTGTCCAGGATAGCACCGAGCCTCCATACCCATCAGCATCAGAGTCAGGGCTGCGCTGGCCTGGTGGCGACTCTGTGAGCACCTACCGTGTGCCAAAGCCTTGAACACAGCCAGACATATCATTGATGCTCACCCGTGTGTGTTGAACGCACAAATGGACGCATCAATGAATGAGGTGAACAGAAACCCCACCTTGAACCATGCCACGAAACCAGAAGCCAGGTACCCCCAGGCCTGCACCAGCTGCCCCTCACCTGGCCAAGATGAAGGTTGAAATGCTGTGTCCAGcccactaagcccgtgtgccgtgTCCTCCCCTTACCCTGCAGGGAGGCTATGCCGCCTACAGATACGCTCAGCCCGCAGCAGCCGCGGCCGCCTACAGCGACAGGTACCCGcggtgggcgggggcggggagaagATGGATGGGTCGTCGGGCTGGGCTGGGACAGACAGGAACCCTCACCCACAACACTCAGGGCCTGGGGGTGCCTCCCTTTGGTGGACGCAGGGTCTGGGCAAAGGAGAGCAGGTCCATGTGAGCTTGGAGACCCCAAGCCAGCAAGCCCCAAACTTCTGTAATCACTTCCTGCCTGCAAGAGAGGGGAGCCTCGGGACCCCCTGGTTCTCGGGTAGCGGACAGCTCCTCTGATGCCCAGCCCTGGAGGCCTAACCCCCCTCCCCAAGCTCTGGAGGCCCGAGTGAGAAAGGTAATTAGGAGCGTTTGCTTCTGCTCGGGCATGCCTCTGACGCTTCTCAGCGCTCCCAGGCCTGAAACCCTTCAACCCCGAGAAAGAAAGGCAGAGTGTGTGCACCTTGGGAGCAGAGGCCTCTGCCCACCTGGAAGCACACCCAGAGGCCCAAGGGGGGTTCTCTTTTGTTTTGAGGGTAGGTCTTGTGGGGGGGGCTGGCCTGTCACCTTTCCCTGTGGGCACTCGGCCTGTTGGCTGCAGGGCTGCAGGCTGGGGAAGCGTGCGGGCTCCAGTACCGGCCAGGCGGTGGGCGCTTCGTGGAGGACAGCCATCGCGTGCCGGCTCTGGCCTGGGAACTGCCCAGCCCTCCCTCTCAAGGGCAGGCGGCACCCTTGGACCCACACCTTCCTCGCAGCCTCACACTGTATCTCAGCCTGTGGGTCTTGTCGGGGGCGCAGCAGGCCAGCGCTCAGGGTCAGCACTCGCTGGACGTGTTCAGAGGGTGACCGGCTGTGTTCCCTCCAAACAGGCAGGAAGAAGAAGGGGGcgtgcaggggagggaggggccttgGGGCGCCGTCTGGGAGGAGGCAGGAGACCTGCTGGCCCCCCAAATGCCCCGttgcccacaccccaccccctgtGCTCACCTCCCCAGTTATGGCAGAGTCTACGCAGCTGCTGACCCCTACCATCACACCATTGGCCCCGCGGCGACCTACAGCATTGGAACCATGGTAAGGAGGCTGGGGCCTGGCTGCCCTGAGCCGTGACGAGACGGCTCGCGCTGCAGCCAGGTGTGTGGCGGGGGGTGGGCGAGTGGGCAAGCCCTTAGGGGAATGACCCAGCCCTCGGCCTGGTGCCTGGAAGACAGAGGCCTGGATTTGAGTTGGAGGAGGACTTGCCCTTTTGTGCCCTTGTGGAATTAGAGGGAGGCAGGTCTGCCCAGACAGTCGGCTGCCCAGTAGTGACGTCTGGTCGTCTGGGAAGCATCCTGGTGCGGCCCGGTTTTCTGAGCCCTGTAACGAAAGTCCCGTCCGGGCCTTCCATTCCCCTCACcaggaaaaccaaacaaaaccctcCGGCAGAGGCTCCAGAGGCAGGCAGGGCCTCCACTTCCCCTCATGTGGGTGTGTCCGTGCCATGGTCCCTCTGTGTTCTGTCACCCCCTTGCTGTACCTTTTCTCACATCGAGGTGGGGAACAAGGGCTACCTGCTGTTTCTCACCCAAGGCCCTGCTCCATGGCCCGTCCGTGGCTCCGGCTGAGTCTGCAGGCCCTCTCCTGGGGAGACGGGGCCTCTGACCACGGGCCGGGGGCGGGACGGAAGAGGCGCACTCCTGGGCTTGCTGAGGCCGGAGGTGTGTgggccagtgtgtgtgtgtgtgagcgtgtgtgtatgtgtgtgtgtatggccaGCTGTTGACACATACAGCCCAGCTCACTCTGTACCCCCAAATCTGCTTGCAGTGGACACCTACCTCCCAGgcccatcccacccccaaccccaggggGTGTTACTGTCGGTTTTTAGCTAGCTTGGCATCCAGCATcaaagatgaaaacatttttgCGGGGGTCAAGAGGGAGGAGGTTCAGAGACAATacggatttttttttcatctccctTGTTTTTGATTACTCCCTcccagtttttgttttgtcttttttgatGTTTAACGAGCCTCAGATATCCCAGGCAGCCTGCGGTGACTGCTGGCAGCCATGGGGCCCAGGCCTCAGGGTGGGGGCCCACACCCACTCCTGGATGGAGGCCCCAGAACCGTGGCTTGCAGGCCCCGTGGCTCCAGGATCGTAATTCACAAGGgttccctcttgtgtttccttttattgatttttttaagattttctgttttttccccaaCTTCCCTTCTCTGCCACTTgccactttcttcctttttctggggAAACTGGTGGGTAGGGCAGGAGGTTCCTGTGCGGGCCTCCCTGACCCAGGGGAGCCCAGGGGCACCGGAGAGCAACAGTGCCAAAGGCCCGTCCTCCCAGCAGGATGGAGGAGGCGCAGGGACCCCAGGAGGCCCCACGGAGCTGGGTGAGCAGATGCAGCCCCTCCTGGTAGAGCCGAGGCCCTGGGAACCCTGACAAGAGGTCCCTCCGCCCTCCCGTGCCTGGAGGGGCTGAGTCCTGACCCCGGCAGCCCCGCTGGGcgctgaggaggtggggcttctgCTCAGCC
This window encodes:
- the RBFOX3 gene encoding RNA binding protein fox-1 homolog 3; amino-acid sequence: MAQPYPPAQYPPPPQNGIPAEYAPPPPHPTPDYSGQTPVPPEHGMTLYTPAQTHPEQPGGETSTQPMAGAQTQTDDAAQTDSQPLHPSDPTEKQQPKRLHVSNIPFRFRDPDLRQMFGQFGKILDVEIIFNERGSKGFGFVTFETSSDADRAREKLNGTIVEGRKIEVNNATARVMTNKKTANPYTNGWKLNPVVGAVYGPEFYAVTGFPYPTTGTAVAYRGAHLRGRGRAVYNTFRAAPPPPPIPTYGAVVYQDGFYGAEIYGGYAAYRYAQPAAAAAAYSDSYGRVYAAADPYHHTIGPAATYSIGTM